CCTTTATTAAACACAGCAATACGATCAGACATGGAAAGCGCTTCTTCTTGGTCGTGAGTGACAAAAATAAAGGTAATCCCCACTTCTTTTTGAATGGCCTTTAGTTCCAATTGCATCTCTTCCCTTAGTTTTAAATCGAGAGCTCCCAGTGGTTCGTCGAGTAAAAGTACGCCGGGGCGATTGATTAGGGCGCGAGCCAAAGCAATCCTTTGCCTTTGTCCCCCAGACAGTTCAGAGGGCTTTCGATTCCCCACATCAGGAAGGCGAACCATAGAGAGCATCTCCCCTACTCTTTGTTTGATTTCTGTGGCGGAGTTTTTTTTAATTTTTAACCCATACCCAACATTTTCAGCCACTGTCATGTGAGGAAATAAGGCATAATCTTGAAAGACTGTATTCACATTTCTTTTGTAAGGTGGGATGCCTGTGACATCAACACCTTCCAAAAGAACCCTTCCCGAAGTCGTATCTTGAAATCCTGCCACCATACGGAGGCAGGTAGTTTTGCCCGATCCGGAAGGGCCTAACATCGAAAAGAACTCACCTTTTCTAATCCCAAAGGAGACATCATCCACCGCTATAAATTGGTCGAATTTCCTTGTTACATTTTGAAACTCGACATCGTAAACTTGGTCCATTCCTGCTCCTTCAGAATTTTATGATGTTAGGATTTATTTACTTCCGATAACGGAAATATAATCTTCAGCCCATTTTTTGTAAGGTATACATTTTCTTCCACCGGAACAATCTTCTTTCGGAGTTCTCCAAAAAGAGATTTTTTCAAAGTTGTTAAAACCATTTACTGCACAACCAGTGTCTCCAAGAAGAGCGTTTCCTTTGCAAGCAGAAGGAACCGAAGGAACTGATCCAAACCAAGAAGCAAGGTCACCCTGAACTTTTGGAGAAAGTGAATGTTCCATCCATTTATAAGCACAGTTCACATGTTTTGAATCTTTGTGTAACATTGTACTGTCTGCCCAACCAGTAGCTCCCTCAACCGGAACAACTGAATTAACGGGTTGTTTTTCTCCAAGAAGTAAATTCACTTGGTAAGGCCAAGAAGAAGATGCGACCAAACCTTCTTTCTTAAAGTCTTCCACTTGAACCGCAGCATCATGCCAATACTTGGGGACAAGTTGTCTTTGTTTCTTCAATAATTCAATGACTGCATTATATTGTTTTTCATCCAACTCGTAAGGATCTTGGATTCCTAACTCAGGTTTTGCGACTTTTAAATAAAGCGCTGCATCAGCGATGTATATCGGACCATCAAATGCTTGCACGCGACCTTTGTTTGACTTTCCATCCGGCAGGACTTGTTCTTCAAAAACCACATTCCAACTAGTAGGTGCTTTTTTGAAAACCTTCGTGTTGTACATTAGTACGTTCGGGCCCCATTGGTAAGGTACACCGAAATGTTTTCCTTCTACTGTATGCCAAGGAGCATTTTGTAAACGAGAATCTACATTTTTCCAGCTAGGGAGTAGGTCCGTGTTGATTTCTTGGACTTTTCCACCGGCAACCAGACGTAGGGACGCATCACCAGACGCAGTGACTAGATCGAACCCACCTTCATTCATGAGTGCTACCATCTCATCAGATGTAGCGGCAGTTTTTACGTTTACTTTACAGCCGGAACTTTTTTCAAATTCAGTGACCCAGTCATATCCTTTGTCTGATTCACCACGTTCAATATACCCCGGCCAAGCGACGATGGAAACTTCTCCCTCGCCTTGTCCGATTTCGGAAACCTTTGTTTCTTTTTTGCCGCAGGCAACCGCGAAAGCGATTGCGAAAACTGCAACAGAAAAAACCACTCGTTTGTATGAATCGAATTTCATAAACCTATGTGCTCCTGGTTTTACTTATGTCAGGGATTAGATATCAAAAATCCAAAATTAAGCAACCACTTCCTATGTTTTCAAAAAAAAGGTAGGAATTTTTAGGAGCTGGTATTTCGATGAAAGCACAGGTTTCGTATGAAATACATCAAAGACAAAGACCTTTTCCGACAAGAAAACTACATTGGTGGGGTTTGGTGCCCCGCAGAAAACAAAAAAGAAATTTTAGTGCATAACCCTGCAAACGGTGAGGTAATAGGAAACATTCCTCACTCCACAGAAAAAGATACAATCCTTGCTATCCGTTCTGCAAGCGATGCATTTCGTGATTGGAAAACTCGACCAGCAAAGGAAAGAGCTGGAATTTTACGCAAATGGTTCCAACTCATGATGGAAAATCAAGAGGATTTAGCCCTCATCATGACCCAAGAACAAGGGAAGCCACTAACGGAAGCTAGGGGAGAGATCGCTTATGCAGCATCATACATCGAATGGTTTGGCGAAGAAGCAAAACGTTCTTACGGTGATATCATTCCCTCTCACAGAAAAGACACAAGGATCCTTGTTTTAAAAGAACCAATTGGAGTTGTGGCGACCATCACTCCTTGGAATTTTCCTGCGGCTATGCTTGCAAGAAAAGTGGCTCCAGCACTCGCCGCAGGTTGCACGGTTGTTTCCAAACCGGCAGAACTCACTCCCTACTCGGCTCTTGCCATGGCGGTGCTTGCCGAAAGAGCAGGACTTCCAAAAGGAGTCTGGAACGTGATAGTTGGTGATCCCATCCTTATCGGGAAAACAATTTTAGAAAGTAAAGAAGTGCGTAAACTCAGTTTTACTGGTTCTACTAAAACGGGGATTTATCTTATGGAAAAATCAGCGGCCACTTTAAAAAAGCTCTCACTCGAGTTAGGTGGCAATGCTCCATTCATTGTTTTTGAAGATGCCGATATTGATGAAGCAGTTAAAGGAGCTATGCTTTCCAAATATAGAAATACAGGGCAAACTTGTGTTTGTGTGAACCGCTTCCTTGTCCAGGCCTCCATTGCAGAAATATTCTCCAAGAAACTGGCTGAAAAAGCCAAAGAACTAGTAGTTGCCAACGGAATGGAACCCAATGCGCAACAAGGCCCGCTGATTAACGATGCGGCTTTGGAAAAAGTAAAATCACATATCCAAGATGCTGTATCCAAAGGAGCCAAAGTCCTTACCGGTGGAAAAGAACACAACCTAGGTGGGAATTTTTTTGAGCCGACTGTTCTCTATCCAGTCAATTCCTCCATGGTTGTGACAAAGGAAGAAACCTTTGGACCTGTCTCTTGCATCCAAACCTTCCAAACAGAAGAGGAAGCCATCCATTTGGCAAATGACACCGACTTTGGACTCGCCTCTTATTTGTATACGAAGGACATGGCACGCATTTTTAGAGTCGCCGAACAACTGGAATACGGGATGGTGGGAATTAACGAAGGATTAATTTCTTCAGAACAAGTCCCGTTCGGGGGCGTTAAATTTTCTGGAATGGGACGAGAAGGTTCCAAATACGGACTCGATGATTATACTGTAACCAAATATCTCTGCCTCGGAGGAATCACATGACGGGCAATCAAAAACAAACCAACCAAACTCTATGGGAAAGAAGACTAGCAAACGTTCCGAGAGGTGTTACTACCGCCTATCCTGTGTTTGCCGAAAGAGCAAAAAATGCAGAAATTTGGGACATTGAAGGAAAAAGATTCATCGACTTTGGTGGTGGAATTGGTGTCCAAAATACTGGGCATTGCCATCCCAAAGTAGTAGCGGCCATCCACAAACAAGTGGACCAAGTTTTACACACTGCCTTCCAAATTATGCCGTATGAACCTTATATCGTACTTTGCGAAAAACTAAACGCCAAAGCGCCGATTGAAGGGGGTGCTAAAACGATTCTTTTTTCTTCTGGGGCCGAAGCCTTAGAAAACGCAGTGAAAATTGCAAGGGTCGCTACGGGAAGGCCGGGAATTATCAGTTTTCTCGGTGGGTTTCACGGACGAACCATGATGGCTCTCGCCCTTACAGGAAAAGTGGTTCCTTACAAAAAAGGATTTGGTCCTTTTGCAAGCGACGTTTACCACATTCCTTTTCCAATGGAATACCATGGGGTCACAGAAGATGATTCCATAAAAGCTCTAAACAATTTATTTAAAGCAGACATTGATCCCTCTCGTGTGGCAGCCATTGCCATCGAACCCGTGCAAGGTGAAGGTGGATTTTATATTGCTTCTCCTTCTTTCTTAAAAAAACTAAGAGCCATTTGTGATGAACATGGAATCCTTCTCATTGCCGATGAAGTCCAGTCCGGGTTTGCAAGAACGGGAAAACTTTTTGCCATCGAACATTCTGGAATCAAACCAGACCTGATCACAACTGCCAAATCACTCGCGGCAGGAATGCCTCTATCTGCTGTGATCGGAAAAACATCAATTATGG
The sequence above is drawn from the Leptospira sp. WS4.C2 genome and encodes:
- a CDS encoding ABC transporter ATP-binding protein; the protein is MDQVYDVEFQNVTRKFDQFIAVDDVSFGIRKGEFFSMLGPSGSGKTTCLRMVAGFQDTTSGRVLLEGVDVTGIPPYKRNVNTVFQDYALFPHMTVAENVGYGLKIKKNSATEIKQRVGEMLSMVRLPDVGNRKPSELSGGQRQRIALARALINRPGVLLLDEPLGALDLKLREEMQLELKAIQKEVGITFIFVTHDQEEALSMSDRIAVFNKGKVEQIATPEELYDRPKTEFVANFVGTSNILSLEETKRLTGQTGKGMIRPERVHVFANGKEDNHSTGYRTFKAILKSQVYSGATSKMHFETPTGSRIIASTQNLKISAEHIAVGSEVLVGWKDSDMHLL
- a CDS encoding ABC transporter substrate-binding protein; translation: MKFDSYKRVVFSVAVFAIAFAVACGKKETKVSEIGQGEGEVSIVAWPGYIERGESDKGYDWVTEFEKSSGCKVNVKTAATSDEMVALMNEGGFDLVTASGDASLRLVAGGKVQEINTDLLPSWKNVDSRLQNAPWHTVEGKHFGVPYQWGPNVLMYNTKVFKKAPTSWNVVFEEQVLPDGKSNKGRVQAFDGPIYIADAALYLKVAKPELGIQDPYELDEKQYNAVIELLKKQRQLVPKYWHDAAVQVEDFKKEGLVASSSWPYQVNLLLGEKQPVNSVVPVEGATGWADSTMLHKDSKHVNCAYKWMEHSLSPKVQGDLASWFGSVPSVPSACKGNALLGDTGCAVNGFNNFEKISFWRTPKEDCSGGRKCIPYKKWAEDYISVIGSK
- a CDS encoding NAD-dependent succinate-semialdehyde dehydrogenase; translation: MKYIKDKDLFRQENYIGGVWCPAENKKEILVHNPANGEVIGNIPHSTEKDTILAIRSASDAFRDWKTRPAKERAGILRKWFQLMMENQEDLALIMTQEQGKPLTEARGEIAYAASYIEWFGEEAKRSYGDIIPSHRKDTRILVLKEPIGVVATITPWNFPAAMLARKVAPALAAGCTVVSKPAELTPYSALAMAVLAERAGLPKGVWNVIVGDPILIGKTILESKEVRKLSFTGSTKTGIYLMEKSAATLKKLSLELGGNAPFIVFEDADIDEAVKGAMLSKYRNTGQTCVCVNRFLVQASIAEIFSKKLAEKAKELVVANGMEPNAQQGPLINDAALEKVKSHIQDAVSKGAKVLTGGKEHNLGGNFFEPTVLYPVNSSMVVTKEETFGPVSCIQTFQTEEEAIHLANDTDFGLASYLYTKDMARIFRVAEQLEYGMVGINEGLISSEQVPFGGVKFSGMGREGSKYGLDDYTVTKYLCLGGIT
- the gabT gene encoding 4-aminobutyrate--2-oxoglutarate transaminase; the protein is MTGNQKQTNQTLWERRLANVPRGVTTAYPVFAERAKNAEIWDIEGKRFIDFGGGIGVQNTGHCHPKVVAAIHKQVDQVLHTAFQIMPYEPYIVLCEKLNAKAPIEGGAKTILFSSGAEALENAVKIARVATGRPGIISFLGGFHGRTMMALALTGKVVPYKKGFGPFASDVYHIPFPMEYHGVTEDDSIKALNNLFKADIDPSRVAAIAIEPVQGEGGFYIASPSFLKKLRAICDEHGILLIADEVQSGFARTGKLFAIEHSGIKPDLITTAKSLAAGMPLSAVIGKTSIMDAVEPGGLGGTYAGNPVACAAGIAVMDLIEEEGILEKSVKLGKMLIAELNEIKKSYPHMGEIRGLGGMVAFELVENGDANKPSADLAKKLTTKALEHGLVLLSCGVYGNVIRILVPITAEESIVKEGLSIITKSLKEI